Proteins encoded together in one Musa acuminata AAA Group cultivar baxijiao chromosome BXJ3-6, Cavendish_Baxijiao_AAA, whole genome shotgun sequence window:
- the LOC135639978 gene encoding peroxidase P7-like yields MAVSCKTFVTLLLLSLLASAAHGQLSTRFYDRTCPKLLGIVRSVMAQAVLRDRRMGASILRLFFHDCFVNGCDASVLLDDTRTFTGEKNSNGNQNSLRGFEVIDAIKARVEAACNATVSCADILALAARDGVVLLGGPTWLVPLGRRDARTASIFAANANLPLASSSLSDLISLFARKGLDARDLTALSGAHTVGQARCVNFRPHIYGDRNIDPGFAALRRQTCPAFGGDGNLAPLDLQTPVWFDNRYYQNLVARRGLLHSDQELFNGGSQDSLVRLYSSSTSAFFNDFVVAMVKMGNISPLTGWPGEIRLNCRKVN; encoded by the exons ATGGCGGTCTCCTGCAAGACCTTCGtcactctcctcctcctctctctgctGGCTTCCGCTGCGCACGGCCAGCTGTCGACGAGGTTCTACGACCGCACCTGCCCGAAGCTACTAGGAATCGTGCGCAGTGTCATGGCGCAGGCCGTGCTCCGGGACAGGCGGATGGGCGCCTCCATCCTTCGACTCTTCTTCCACGACTGCTTCGTCAAC GGTTGCGATGCGTCCGTCCTTCTCGACGACACGCGGACCTTCACCGGCGAGAAGAACTCCAACGGCAACCAGAACTCCCTGAGAGGCTTCGAGGTCATTGATGCCATCAAGGCACGCGTGGAAGCTGCCTGCAACGCGACTGTGTCGTGCGCCGACATCTTAGCCCTCGCCGCTCGTGATGGAGTGGTTTTG CTCGGAGGACCAACATGGTTGGTGCCGCTGGGCCGCAGGGACGCGAGGACGGCGAGCATATTCGCCGCAAACGCCAACCTTCCGTTGGCCTCGTCGAGCCTCTCCGACCTCATCTCTCTCTTCGCCAGGAAAGGCCTCGACGCCCGAGACCTGACCGCTCTCTCCGGCGCGCACACCGTCGGCCAAGCCCGGTGCGTCAACTTCCGCCCGCACATCTACGGTGACCGGAACATCGACCCCGGCTTCGCGGCTCTCCGCAGGCAGACCTGCCCGGCCTTCGGCGGCGACGGCAACTTGGCGCCGCTGGACCTGCAGACCCCAGTTTGGTTCGACAATAGGTACTACCAGAACCTGGTGGCTCGCCGGGGACTGCTGCACTCCGACCAGGAGCTCTTCAACGGCGGCTCGCAGGACTCGTTGGTGAGGTTGTATAGCTCGAGCACGTCAGCTTTCTTCAACGACTTCGTGGTGGCCATGGTGAAGATGGGGAACATAAGCCCTCTCACAGGGTGGCCAGGGGAGATAAGATTGAACTGTAGGAAGGTGAACTAA